A single genomic interval of Pyrus communis chromosome 5, drPyrComm1.1, whole genome shotgun sequence harbors:
- the LOC137733314 gene encoding annexin D4-like: MALTPELQTLTKAFSGLGVDEKALVAILGKSHPEERQSFRKATTPHFFKEDERSFERWDDHHIKLLKHEFLRFKNAVVLWTMHPWERDARLAKEALKKGPESYGILVEITCTRSSEELLGARKAYHSLFDHSIEEDVAYHIDGPEGKLLVALVSSYRYEGTKVKDDTAKSEAKTLVNAIKDVDKRHPNEDDEVIRILSTRSKPHLKEVSKHYKEISGHDIDEDLDHAVRLKETVQCLCTPEKYFSKVLEDSVRTDVHKHTKKGLTRVIVTRAHSDMVEIKEEFENHYGVSLVEKIEETANGNYKDFLLTLLAKGG; encoded by the exons ATGGCTCTCACTCCTGAGCTGCAAACTCTCACCAAGGCTTTCTCAG GACTTGGAGTTGATGAGAAGGCACTGGTAGCAATATTGGGAAAATCGCATCCTGAGGAAAGGCAATCCTTCAGGAAAGCAACAACTCCCCACTTTTTCAAGGAAGATGAACGTTCCTTCGAGCGCTGGGATGATCACCATATCAAGCTTCTAAAGCATGAGTTCTTGCGTTTTAAG AATGCTGTGGTCCTATGGACAATGCATCCATGGGAAAGAGATGCTCGTTTGGCAAAGGAGGCCTTGAAGAAAGGTCCAGAATCATATGGTATTCTTGTTGAGATTACATGCACGAGATCGTCCGAGGAGCTATTAGGAGCTAGGAAGGCCTACCATTCCCTCTTTGATCACTCCATTGAAGAAGATGTTGCCTACCACATTGATGGCCCTGAAGGCAAG CTCTTGGTTGCTCTTGTGAGTTCCTATAGGTATGAAGGAACAAAGGTTAAGGATGACACTGCAAAATCTGAGGCCAAAACACTTGTTAATGCCATTAAGGATGTCGATAAGAGGCACCCCAATGAAGATGATGAGGTGATCAGGATACTATCAACAAGGAGCAAGCCCCATCTCAAGGAAGTCTCTAAACACTACAAGGAAATTTCTGGCCACGACATTGATGAA GATCTTGATCATGCTGTGAGGTTAAAAGAGACAGTGCAGTGCCTGTGTACTCCTGAGAAATATTTCAGCAAG GTCTTGGAAGATTCAGTGAGAACTGATGTCCATAAGCATACCAAGAAGGGATTGACTAGAGTAATTGTTACCCGAGCTCACTCGGACATGGTGGAGATCAAGGAGGAATTCGAGAACCATTATGGAGTCTCTTTAGTTGAGAAAATTGAAGAGACGGCTAATGGGAATTATAAGGATTTCCTACTCACATTGCTTGCAAAAGGAGGCTGA